A section of the Verrucomicrobium sp. GAS474 genome encodes:
- a CDS encoding LacI family DNA-binding transcriptional regulator produces MSHPAAVDQPQRLSELFRILLNCGFFGSVLPSVQKMVAQMRLPKRLIEDALVVLVKEEAIALDADGHYRRIYPANVAEGVRTRIGVLTERNIFMRYFEVYQDYLIGLGQIFGGAGLDLVFAHELVSAESKIIALEELIRAGVTGFVIIGRSDEQFRAALKATGIPAILCGNTTIEQRDFACVCSDNLFGMKNLVARLQAMGHRRIAYYTTASRSHEGYRHRIIGYRNAMEDAQLETYEELIQENRHSPDSARLAAEAYLGLQRRSNAPTAVVCACDREAFELISELEKLGIQVPGDVSVAGFENSLINALSPIPLTTVDIFALEMGRMAGELLLLELKAPQQPVRVVMPSLLLERASVVPPGIAVG; encoded by the coding sequence ATGAGTCATCCCGCTGCCGTCGATCAGCCCCAGCGCCTTTCCGAGCTCTTTCGGATTCTTTTGAACTGCGGCTTTTTCGGGTCGGTCCTCCCCTCGGTCCAGAAGATGGTCGCCCAGATGCGCCTGCCGAAGCGGCTGATCGAGGATGCCCTCGTCGTCCTGGTCAAGGAGGAGGCCATCGCCCTCGATGCCGACGGCCATTACCGGCGGATCTATCCCGCCAACGTCGCCGAGGGCGTGCGGACCCGGATCGGCGTCCTCACGGAACGGAACATCTTCATGCGCTATTTCGAGGTCTACCAGGACTACCTCATCGGCCTCGGGCAGATCTTCGGCGGGGCGGGCCTCGACCTCGTCTTCGCCCATGAGCTGGTCAGCGCGGAATCGAAGATCATCGCCTTGGAGGAGCTGATCCGCGCGGGCGTGACGGGTTTCGTCATCATCGGCCGCTCGGACGAGCAGTTCCGGGCCGCCCTCAAGGCGACGGGAATCCCCGCCATCCTCTGCGGCAACACGACGATCGAGCAGCGCGATTTCGCTTGTGTCTGCAGCGACAATCTCTTCGGCATGAAAAACCTGGTCGCCCGCCTCCAGGCGATGGGTCATCGGCGGATCGCCTATTACACGACGGCCTCCCGCAGCCACGAGGGCTACCGCCACCGGATCATCGGCTACCGCAATGCCATGGAGGACGCGCAGCTCGAGACCTACGAGGAACTGATCCAGGAAAACCGCCACTCGCCCGACTCGGCCCGCCTCGCGGCCGAGGCCTACCTCGGGCTCCAGCGGCGGTCGAACGCGCCCACCGCCGTCGTCTGCGCGTGTGACCGGGAGGCCTTCGAGCTCATCTCCGAGCTCGAAAAGCTCGGCATCCAGGTCCCCGGCGACGTCAGCGTGGCCGGTTTTGAAAACAGCCTGATCAACGCCCTCTCCCCGATCCCGCTCACGACGGTCGATATCTTCGCCCTCGAGATGGGGCGGATGGCCGGGGAACTCCTCCTCCTGGAGCTGAAGGCCCCGCAACAGCCCGTCCGCGTCGTCATGCCCTCCCTCCTATTGGAGCGGGCCTCGGTCGTCCCCCCCGGTATCGCGGTCGGGTGA
- a CDS encoding methyl-accepting chemotaxis protein: MPEKVVAFTKEISRLTGTGLKSIHDVTRRTRIIAINAMIEAARIGEKGRGFAVVAEEVGKISEQVTEIATTLETELSARVGELDAHGQTLIRAIRGTRLVDLASNTIDIVDRNLYERSCDVRWWATDAAVVDALSSGGAGHGQNHGLAEHASQRLAVILGAYTVYLDIWVVDLSGKVVATGRGSRYPGSLGRDVSETSWFRDALKTKNGDEYAVSDIEMNPVFHSSVATYAAAIREGGTSHGKVIGVLGVFFDWAKQSQTVIDNVRIADEEKDRTRCLILDAKGRVIASTGGRGVLTEQFSLSAEGKTSGSYTDAQGRVVGFFKTVGYETYAGLGWYGVIVQELPSGAGNGGAHPLAGLAEPFQHTAARLKLELTAEIPASASTERERLPEIDQSSLQAEMERPSDYSAEEAVLLGLVERPRIDLGKF, encoded by the coding sequence ATGCCTGAGAAAGTCGTCGCCTTCACGAAGGAAATCTCCCGTCTCACCGGGACGGGATTGAAGAGCATCCACGACGTCACCCGCCGGACACGCATCATCGCCATCAACGCGATGATCGAGGCGGCCCGGATCGGGGAAAAGGGAAGGGGATTCGCCGTCGTCGCCGAGGAGGTCGGCAAGATTTCCGAGCAGGTCACCGAGATCGCGACGACGTTGGAAACGGAGCTGAGCGCCCGCGTCGGCGAGCTCGACGCCCATGGCCAGACGCTGATCCGGGCGATCCGGGGAACGCGCCTCGTCGACCTCGCCTCGAACACCATCGACATCGTCGACCGCAATCTTTACGAACGCTCCTGCGACGTCCGCTGGTGGGCGACCGACGCCGCCGTCGTCGATGCCCTCTCCTCCGGCGGGGCGGGACACGGGCAAAACCACGGCCTCGCCGAGCACGCCTCGCAGCGGCTCGCCGTCATTCTCGGCGCCTACACCGTCTACCTCGACATCTGGGTCGTCGATCTCTCCGGGAAGGTTGTCGCCACCGGCCGGGGCAGCCGTTATCCCGGCTCCCTGGGCCGCGACGTCTCGGAGACGTCCTGGTTCCGCGATGCCCTGAAGACGAAAAACGGCGACGAATACGCCGTCTCCGACATCGAGATGAATCCGGTCTTCCATTCCTCCGTCGCCACCTACGCGGCGGCGATCCGCGAGGGCGGTACCAGCCACGGGAAGGTGATCGGCGTCCTCGGCGTCTTCTTCGATTGGGCGAAGCAATCGCAGACCGTCATCGACAACGTCCGGATCGCCGACGAGGAGAAGGACCGGACCCGCTGCCTCATCCTCGACGCGAAAGGCCGGGTGATCGCCTCGACCGGGGGCCGGGGCGTCCTGACCGAGCAATTCTCCCTGAGTGCCGAGGGGAAGACCTCCGGCTCCTACACCGATGCGCAGGGCCGCGTCGTCGGCTTCTTCAAGACCGTCGGTTACGAGACCTATGCCGGTCTCGGTTGGTACGGGGTCATTGTCCAGGAACTGCCGAGCGGGGCGGGTAATGGGGGGGCTCATCCCTTGGCCGGGCTGGCCGAGCCCTTTCAACATACCGCCGCCCGGCTGAAACTGGAGCTGACGGCTGAGATCCCCGCTTCCGCTTCGACGGAGAGGGAACGGCTTCCCGAGATAGATCAGTCATCCCTCCAGGCCGAAATGGAACGTCCGTCCGATTATTCGGCCGAAGAGGCCGTTCTCCTCGGCCTGGTCGAAAGGCCGAGAATCGATCTGGGCAAATTCTGA
- a CDS encoding polyribonucleotide nucleotidyltransferase gives MSESITRLSTQYGALPITIETGKIANLADGAVTVTYGETIVLVTAVSSTNIKPGQDFFPLTVEYREKAAAVGRFPGGYFRREGRPSEKEILTCRMTDRPLRPLFPKGYLYDTQIITTLLSADGENDPDILSINGASAALLVSDIPFAGPIGAVRVGRVDGKLLINPTHAQRERSDLDLVYVGTQTQALMIEGSALELPEAEFNDALEYAQKEIQAVITLQKELAAKATAGRAKRVMPLFSVPEAIQEVAYNVAGDRIEAAIYTPKKVDRQKAVEAIRSEVKAKILEQFPAATDFEINQAFDYLQKKAFRKSVLVNGKRADGRTATEIRALSGETGVLPRSHGTALFARGETQALCLATLASVSEAQELDGYTGGETSKRFILHYNFPPFSVGETGRFGGQNRREIGHGALAERSILPVIPSESEFPYAIRVSSEVMSSNGSTSMASVCGGVLSLLDAGVPLKAPVAGISVGLVTEFEGDRLAKYLLLDDIIGSEDHFGDMDFKLCGTHAGVTGFQLDLKLPGVDLSILKEAVARAKGTRTIILNFMDTVLAQPKTLSKYAPRIETIKINPDKIGLIIGPGGKNIKGIQAESGAEINIEDDGTIMIYCNNGEGMEVARQMINDLTGEIEAGKLYRGRVTGVKEFGCFVEVMPGREGLVHISELSDTPVRRTEDVVKMGEEVWVKCLGTDDRGRVKLSRKAAMRERGEVAAKN, from the coding sequence ATGTCCGAATCCATCACGCGTCTCTCGACGCAGTACGGGGCTCTGCCCATCACCATCGAAACCGGCAAAATCGCCAACCTCGCCGACGGCGCGGTCACCGTCACCTACGGCGAAACCATCGTCCTCGTCACCGCCGTCTCCTCGACGAACATCAAGCCCGGCCAGGACTTCTTCCCCCTGACCGTCGAATACCGCGAGAAGGCCGCCGCCGTCGGCCGCTTCCCCGGCGGCTACTTCCGCCGCGAAGGCCGCCCCTCCGAGAAGGAAATCCTCACCTGCCGGATGACCGATCGTCCCCTCCGCCCCCTCTTCCCCAAGGGCTACCTCTACGACACCCAGATCATCACCACCCTTCTCTCCGCCGACGGCGAGAACGATCCCGACATCCTGAGCATCAACGGCGCCTCCGCCGCCCTCCTCGTCTCCGACATCCCCTTCGCCGGTCCCATCGGGGCCGTCCGTGTCGGCCGCGTCGACGGGAAGCTTCTCATCAACCCGACCCACGCCCAGCGTGAGCGGAGCGACCTCGACCTCGTCTACGTCGGCACCCAGACCCAGGCCCTCATGATCGAAGGCAGCGCCCTCGAACTCCCCGAGGCCGAGTTCAACGACGCCCTCGAATACGCCCAGAAGGAAATCCAGGCCGTCATTACCCTCCAGAAGGAACTCGCCGCGAAGGCGACCGCGGGCCGCGCCAAGCGCGTCATGCCCCTCTTCAGCGTTCCCGAGGCGATCCAGGAAGTCGCCTACAACGTCGCCGGCGACCGCATCGAGGCCGCCATCTACACCCCAAAAAAGGTCGACCGCCAGAAGGCCGTCGAGGCCATCCGCAGCGAGGTGAAGGCGAAGATCCTCGAGCAGTTCCCCGCCGCCACCGACTTCGAGATCAACCAGGCGTTCGACTACCTCCAGAAGAAGGCGTTCCGCAAGAGCGTCCTCGTCAACGGCAAGCGCGCCGACGGCCGCACCGCCACCGAGATCCGCGCCCTCTCCGGCGAGACCGGCGTCCTCCCCCGCTCCCACGGCACGGCCCTCTTCGCCCGCGGCGAGACCCAGGCCCTCTGCCTCGCCACGCTGGCCTCGGTCAGCGAGGCGCAGGAACTCGACGGATACACCGGCGGCGAGACCAGCAAGCGGTTCATCCTCCACTACAACTTCCCGCCCTTCAGTGTCGGCGAGACGGGCCGTTTCGGCGGCCAGAACCGGCGCGAGATCGGCCACGGCGCCCTCGCGGAGCGTTCCATCCTCCCCGTCATCCCGTCGGAGTCGGAGTTCCCCTACGCCATCCGCGTCAGCTCCGAGGTCATGTCGTCCAACGGCTCGACCTCGATGGCCTCCGTCTGCGGCGGTGTCCTCTCCCTCCTCGACGCGGGCGTCCCCCTGAAGGCCCCCGTCGCCGGCATCTCCGTCGGCCTCGTCACCGAGTTCGAGGGTGACCGCCTCGCGAAGTACCTCCTCCTCGACGACATCATCGGCAGCGAGGATCACTTCGGCGACATGGACTTCAAGCTCTGCGGCACCCACGCGGGCGTCACTGGCTTCCAGCTCGACCTCAAGCTCCCCGGCGTCGACCTTTCGATCCTGAAGGAAGCCGTCGCGCGCGCCAAGGGCACCCGGACGATCATCCTGAACTTCATGGACACCGTCCTCGCCCAGCCGAAGACCCTCTCCAAGTACGCCCCCCGCATCGAGACGATCAAGATCAACCCCGACAAGATCGGCCTCATCATCGGGCCCGGCGGCAAGAACATCAAGGGCATCCAGGCCGAGAGCGGCGCCGAGATCAACATCGAGGACGACGGCACCATCATGATCTACTGCAACAACGGCGAAGGGATGGAAGTCGCCCGCCAGATGATCAACGACCTCACCGGCGAGATCGAGGCCGGGAAGCTCTACCGCGGCCGCGTCACCGGCGTGAAGGAGTTCGGCTGCTTCGTCGAGGTCATGCCGGGCCGCGAAGGCCTCGTCCACATCTCCGAACTCTCCGACACCCCGGTGCGCCGCACCGAGGACGTCGTGAAGATGGGCGAAGAGGTCTGGGTGAAGTGCCTCGGCACCGACGACCGCGGCCGCGTCAAGCTGAGCCGCAAGGCCGCGATGCGCGAGCGCGGCGAAGTCGCCGCGAAGAACTAA
- a CDS encoding redoxin domain-containing protein has protein sequence MPLAIGTKAPDFALKTKTAEGLKEVRLSENFGKKNTVLLFVPLAFTGVCTDELCSVSGGLGEYASLGAEVYGISVDSPFALEAWAQKAGITIPLLSDLNKGTAKAYDVYLENLGGLGIGDTAARAAFVIGKDGVVAYSEQTPTPKDLPNFAAVKAALAKLQ, from the coding sequence ATGCCCCTGGCCATTGGAACGAAAGCCCCCGACTTCGCCCTCAAGACGAAGACGGCGGAAGGATTGAAGGAAGTCCGCCTCAGCGAGAACTTCGGGAAGAAGAACACCGTGCTCCTCTTCGTGCCGCTCGCCTTCACCGGCGTCTGCACCGACGAGCTCTGCTCCGTCTCCGGCGGCCTCGGCGAGTACGCCAGCCTCGGGGCCGAGGTCTACGGGATTAGCGTCGACAGCCCCTTCGCCCTCGAAGCCTGGGCGCAGAAGGCCGGGATCACGATCCCGCTCCTGAGCGACCTCAACAAGGGGACTGCGAAGGCCTACGACGTCTACCTCGAAAACCTCGGCGGCCTCGGCATCGGCGATACGGCGGCCCGTGCCGCCTTCGTCATCGGCAAGGACGGCGTCGTCGCCTACTCCGAGCAGACGCCGACCCCCAAGGATCTCCCGAACTTCGCGGCCGTGAAGGCGGCGCTCGCGAAGCTTCAGTAG
- the rpsO gene encoding 30S ribosomal protein S15, translating to MEEIAKTAVVKEFKLNDADTGSADVQVALLTHRINELSVHLQSFKKDHHSRRGLLRMVNRRRKLLDYLSRTANDRYKNIIAKLNLRK from the coding sequence ATGGAAGAGATCGCCAAGACCGCTGTGGTCAAAGAGTTTAAGCTGAATGACGCCGACACCGGGTCCGCCGACGTTCAGGTTGCATTGCTCACTCACCGCATCAATGAATTGTCCGTTCACCTGCAGTCCTTCAAGAAGGACCACCACTCCCGCCGTGGTCTTCTCCGCATGGTCAACCGCCGCCGCAAGCTTCTCGATTACCTGAGCCGCACCGCGAACGACCGCTACAAGAACATCATCGCCAAGCTCAACCTGCGTAAGTAA